A window from Deltaproteobacteria bacterium encodes these proteins:
- a CDS encoding type II toxin-antitoxin system Phd/YefM family antitoxin, translating to MLTIKNILPVTTVKRDLMKLLKKVQEEGNPLVITKDGKTAGVLMSGEEYEGLMETLEILGDKQLMRQLKKADEDFRKGHSYTHEQVFKE from the coding sequence ATGCTAACAATAAAAAATATCCTCCCGGTTACCACGGTAAAACGAGATCTCATGAAGCTTCTCAAAAAGGTTCAGGAGGAGGGGAATCCGCTTGTTATTACCAAGGACGGCAAGACTGCGGGGGTGTTGATGAGCGGCGAGGAGTACGAGGGGCTGATGGAGACTCTGGAGATCTTGGGCGACAAGCAACTGATGAGACAACTTAAGAAAGCCGACGAGGATTTTCGCAAAGGACACTCTTACACGCATGAACAGGTCTTTAAGGAATGA